From Posidoniimonas polymericola, a single genomic window includes:
- the nagB gene encoding glucosamine-6-phosphate deaminase, with protein METSCAQTHMTSHSSDSIERIPCRVFRQAVDASRSVAQQIAAMIRGRAAEGRYCVLGLATGSSPTGVYDELVRMHREEGLSFQNVVTFNLDEYYPMQPAELQSYVRFMNEHLFDHVDIKPENVHVPDGTLAEGDVADYCRRYEAQIAEAGGIDLQLLGIGRTGHVGFNEPGSGKNSRTRMITLDRVTRRDAASDFFGEDNVPRRAITMGVGTILDARQVVLMAWGEGKASIVARAVEGEISTIVAASFLQEHPNAQFVLDQAAAEQLTRSQEPWSVGPVEWSDKMIRKAVIWLAQKLQKPLLKLTAEDYNEEGLQDLLATCGSAYDLNLRVFRTLQATITGWPGGKPEGRKQPGDRTRPGDHIFPKRVLIFSPHPDDDVISMGGTLIRLVDQGHEVHVAYQTSGNIAVFDDDAERFTDFVGEFNRHFGIDVDRTAELESHIDRFLKHKQPGQVDSEEVQFIKGVIRRTEARAAVRCCGVSDETLHFMDMPFYETGRVRKKPLGEEDVRITVDLLRQVQPHQIYVAGDLSDPHGTHRVCLSAVLKACGEVAHDEWYADSQIWLYRGAWQEWGPDQIEMAVPISPEELLRKRVAIFKHESQKDKALFPGSDPREFWQRAEERNRTTAKLYDQLGLAEYEAIEGFVEWKGDMSLI; from the coding sequence CTGGAAACTTCCTGCGCTCAGACTCACATGACCTCGCATTCTTCTGATTCGATCGAACGCATCCCCTGCCGTGTCTTCCGCCAAGCCGTCGACGCCAGCCGCTCGGTGGCCCAGCAGATCGCCGCCATGATCCGCGGCCGCGCCGCCGAGGGCCGCTACTGCGTGCTCGGCCTGGCGACCGGCAGCAGCCCGACCGGCGTCTACGACGAGCTCGTGCGGATGCACCGCGAAGAAGGACTCAGCTTCCAGAACGTCGTGACCTTCAACCTGGACGAGTACTACCCGATGCAGCCCGCGGAGCTGCAGAGCTACGTCCGGTTCATGAACGAGCACCTGTTCGACCACGTCGACATCAAGCCCGAGAACGTGCACGTGCCCGACGGCACGCTCGCCGAGGGGGACGTCGCCGACTACTGCCGACGCTACGAGGCCCAGATCGCCGAGGCCGGCGGCATCGACCTGCAGCTGCTCGGCATCGGCCGCACGGGCCACGTCGGCTTCAACGAGCCGGGCTCGGGCAAGAACAGCCGCACCCGCATGATCACCCTCGACCGCGTCACCCGCCGCGACGCCGCCAGCGACTTCTTCGGCGAGGACAACGTGCCGCGCCGCGCGATCACGATGGGCGTCGGCACCATTCTGGACGCCCGCCAGGTGGTGCTGATGGCGTGGGGCGAGGGCAAGGCCTCGATCGTCGCCCGCGCGGTGGAAGGCGAGATCTCGACCATCGTCGCGGCGAGCTTCCTGCAGGAGCACCCGAACGCCCAGTTCGTTCTCGACCAGGCCGCGGCCGAGCAGCTGACGCGGTCGCAGGAGCCGTGGTCGGTCGGCCCGGTCGAGTGGAGCGACAAGATGATCCGCAAGGCGGTGATCTGGCTCGCCCAGAAGCTCCAGAAGCCGCTGCTGAAGCTCACCGCCGAGGACTACAACGAGGAGGGCCTGCAGGACCTGCTCGCCACGTGCGGCTCGGCCTACGACCTCAACCTCCGCGTGTTCCGCACGCTGCAGGCGACCATCACCGGCTGGCCGGGCGGCAAGCCGGAGGGACGCAAGCAGCCGGGCGACCGGACCCGCCCCGGCGACCACATCTTCCCGAAACGCGTGCTGATCTTCTCGCCGCACCCCGACGACGACGTCATCAGCATGGGCGGCACGCTGATCCGGCTGGTCGACCAGGGCCACGAGGTGCACGTCGCGTACCAGACGTCGGGCAACATCGCCGTCTTCGACGACGACGCCGAGCGGTTCACCGATTTTGTGGGGGAGTTCAACCGCCACTTCGGCATCGACGTCGACCGCACGGCCGAGCTCGAGAGCCACATCGACCGCTTCCTCAAGCACAAGCAGCCGGGCCAGGTCGACAGCGAGGAGGTCCAGTTCATCAAGGGCGTCATCCGGCGCACCGAGGCCCGCGCCGCCGTGCGGTGCTGTGGCGTCTCGGACGAGACGCTGCACTTCATGGACATGCCGTTCTACGAGACCGGCCGCGTCCGCAAGAAGCCGCTCGGCGAGGAGGACGTGCGGATCACGGTCGACCTGCTGCGGCAGGTGCAGCCGCACCAGATCTACGTCGCCGGCGACCTGTCCGACCCGCACGGCACGCACCGGGTGTGCCTGTCGGCCGTGCTCAAGGCCTGCGGCGAGGTCGCCCACGACGAGTGGTACGCCGACAGCCAGATCTGGCTGTACCGCGGCGCCTGGCAGGAGTGGGGCCCCGACCAGATCGAGATGGCCGTCCCCATCAGCCCCGAGGAGCTGCTCCGCAAGCGGGTGGCGATCTTCAAGCACGAGTCGCAGAAGGACAAGGCGCTGTTCCCGGGCTCCGACCCCCGCGAATTCTGGCAACGCGCCGAGGAGCGCAACCGCACCACCGCCAAGCTCTACGACCAACTCGGCCTGGCCGAGTACGAGGCCATCGAGGGCTTCGTCGAGTGGAAGGGCGACATGAGCCTGATCTAG
- a CDS encoding papain-like cysteine protease family protein, with product MSTALIPYCPQQRIDGCERTCGAAALMMVYGSLGGRPRLSDVWRSVARPGNHGMRVPTHLLAADAIANGRPAVCLQVGDRPLDALTALHEAGWRVIVNHLLAAHDEGHFSVLTAIDDHSVTLNDPLLGPNHRLLHDELLALWTPPYRTEEVAGGVLVAVGPAKAAPTSKDVCPACSSAFQLPRELGLRWDGPWDRLWRAAFCPSCDALACPPLPHTACSA from the coding sequence ATGAGCACCGCCCTGATCCCCTACTGCCCCCAGCAGCGCATCGACGGCTGCGAGCGGACCTGCGGAGCCGCGGCCCTGATGATGGTGTATGGTTCTCTCGGCGGCCGCCCCCGGTTGTCCGACGTCTGGCGCAGCGTCGCGCGGCCGGGCAACCACGGCATGCGGGTCCCGACCCACCTGCTGGCGGCCGACGCCATCGCCAACGGCCGCCCGGCGGTCTGCCTGCAGGTAGGCGACCGCCCGCTCGACGCCCTCACCGCTCTGCACGAGGCGGGCTGGCGGGTGATCGTTAACCACCTGCTGGCGGCGCACGACGAAGGACACTTCTCGGTGCTCACCGCCATCGACGACCACAGCGTCACGCTCAACGACCCTCTGCTCGGCCCCAACCACCGGCTGCTGCACGACGAGCTGCTCGCCCTCTGGACCCCGCCGTACCGCACCGAGGAGGTCGCCGGCGGCGTGCTGGTGGCGGTCGGCCCCGCAAAGGCCGCCCCCACCTCCAAAGACGTCTGCCCGGCCTGCTCCAGCGCGTTCCAGCTGCCCCGCGAACTGGGCCTCCGCTGGGACGGGCCGTGGGACCGGCTCTGGCGGGCCGCGTTCTGCCCGAGCTGCGACGCCCTGGCCTGCCCCCCGCTGCCCCACACCGCGTGCTCCGCCTGA
- a CDS encoding DUF6931 family protein: MANPAPSPPPSVEPSTGEPADAICAAYATVGPWPARLNPETADAYFARLIDERRLEAAVRFAAVWMGPRRAVWWGALCVWNKLRDRAAEAGPDLECPETIAVDAAVKWVLQHDEPTRRGAQQAADAAGYTKPAGALAGAAFWSGGSVSLPDCPEVPPPAGVWAKLVANCVQMVAAAPAAAKREQSLYQSLRMAAETLTNPSPWTHAPPRDPQA; the protein is encoded by the coding sequence ATGGCGAACCCCGCCCCCTCCCCACCCCCGAGCGTCGAGCCTTCGACCGGCGAGCCGGCCGACGCGATCTGCGCGGCGTACGCCACGGTCGGACCGTGGCCGGCGCGGCTCAACCCCGAAACGGCCGACGCGTACTTCGCCCGCCTGATTGACGAGCGGCGGCTCGAGGCCGCCGTGCGGTTCGCGGCCGTCTGGATGGGGCCGCGGCGGGCCGTCTGGTGGGGCGCGTTGTGCGTCTGGAACAAGCTGCGGGACCGCGCCGCCGAGGCCGGCCCCGACCTCGAGTGCCCGGAGACCATCGCCGTCGACGCCGCGGTCAAGTGGGTGCTGCAGCACGACGAGCCCACCCGCCGTGGCGCCCAGCAGGCGGCCGACGCCGCCGGCTACACCAAACCGGCCGGCGCTCTGGCGGGAGCCGCCTTCTGGTCCGGCGGCAGCGTGTCGTTGCCCGACTGCCCCGAGGTGCCGCCCCCGGCGGGCGTGTGGGCCAAGCTGGTCGCTAATTGCGTACAGATGGTAGCCGCGGCGCCCGCCGCGGCGAAGCGAGAACAGTCGTTGTACCAGTCGCTACGCATGGCGGCCGAGACCCTCACCAACCCCAGTCCGTGGACCCACGCCCCGCCCCGGGACCCGCAAGCATGA
- a CDS encoding PAAR domain-containing protein, with product MPAARLTDMHVCPMVTPGVPPIPHVGGPIVGPGAPTVLVASMPASVVGDSAVCVGPPDAVAMGSTTVLLGGAPAARMGDSTSHGGSIVVGAPTVLIG from the coding sequence ATGCCAGCCGCCAGGCTCACCGACATGCACGTCTGCCCGATGGTCACGCCGGGCGTGCCGCCGATACCGCACGTCGGTGGGCCGATCGTCGGCCCCGGCGCGCCGACCGTGCTGGTGGCGTCGATGCCGGCCTCGGTAGTCGGCGACTCGGCGGTCTGCGTCGGCCCGCCCGACGCGGTGGCGATGGGCAGCACCACCGTGCTGCTGGGCGGCGCGCCCGCCGCTCGGATGGGCGACTCGACGTCGCACGGCGGATCGATTGTCGTCGGCGCCCCGACGGTCCTGATTGGTTAG
- a CDS encoding type VI secretion system Vgr family protein: MPDAHSASSEPTQDEPLRGGGGGAATESAAEAEGDDCLDQKSRALRIKTPLDDDPHEKVTVILTRFSGAETLSRPFRFELELLSLKDSKVAFEDLLGQSVTVTAEVPNMPSRSWNGVITSFSQTSRDDNYCFYSAVLEPSTYALAMRTNCRVFQAQKVDEILDTLLEGFTVKKSYTQADNRQPRNYCVQYRETDFTFLSRLIEEYGLNYYFEHQGDAHTLVLCDDSTQLAKIDGLDPVDYKDINEGDSTVKSWVKTQRLTPTAVKLGDRHYQHADESYDGDGKLPATTAVGDQTHKFNPLDATFELYDFPGGYAHRYDALAKEALEVDPEKLAETPLKNIADDAAAEATLQAQLIANQAVQISGTSDVLQFYAGGVFTLNGHFSADGDYLILSVMHTVKLGVGVSSSQTDDTLSYQNTFACQPSSLAYRAPRVTPRPVIHGVQTARVVADIAANAAKDDRREQLIDCYGRVKVRFPWDRRPDAPAEDDAAAEQAPAGADDPPADGGEQLDKPETAQPADRSCWVRVAQIWAGNNWGAFFWPRHNHEVLVAFEHGDPDRPVIVGSLYNSENMPPMKLPTNSVLGGIKSCSVNGNPAKDSSSIVFYDKLGQEHLNLHSEKHTISVTEESHHEFVAGPSVRVFGGISRLFGSGAGGGPIPEANPTGIKTPITKKYRNLGLAKNFESDISVTLGNAASIVGGLPCGTSNEVVFGGKLDICIDPLGWLPEGKINALQNLLMPTGQWSGLFGEGRALHYGPATNIRHGSEIDRRSKKTFDNANPRSALVSGIVTASVALTSLGFASQTNNPVIWENLVRTLGPRGISGALLNLLIELEKANGETDAGAEKQDEASSLSDHAGALGSDYASLILSLAQNATDAGSTLAAAGTADASAQQSQSDSEDNSVDDAEDEDEEDDQDDSGGDDDQDADAAADSDSSDEDDSPSADDITFGSDDADVYQCYDGLLSTGARHITFRARASDDSDTDPSLIHLDAHGADGEDNGVVAINSTGQATIVCGPASVQVRRDSDTGQVDISTGDQGTLTLSVGPAGSGSQIVMTPDGIKLSVGGDGGPCLELTTSGVKMSCGSNSVAVDESGQTTAGMNISHSADNSFEAKGTMVSVQGTGQTTVKGSVTMIN; the protein is encoded by the coding sequence ATGCCCGACGCCCACTCTGCCAGCTCCGAACCGACGCAAGACGAGCCGCTCCGCGGCGGCGGCGGTGGGGCCGCGACCGAGTCCGCCGCCGAGGCGGAGGGCGACGACTGCCTGGACCAGAAGTCCCGCGCCCTGCGGATCAAGACGCCGCTCGACGACGACCCTCACGAGAAGGTGACGGTCATCCTGACCCGCTTCTCCGGCGCCGAGACCCTGTCCCGCCCGTTCCGATTCGAATTGGAGCTGCTGTCGCTGAAGGACTCGAAGGTCGCGTTCGAGGACCTCCTCGGCCAGTCGGTGACCGTGACCGCCGAGGTGCCGAACATGCCGTCCAGGAGCTGGAACGGGGTGATCACCAGCTTCTCCCAGACCTCCCGCGACGACAACTACTGCTTCTACTCGGCCGTGCTCGAGCCGTCGACCTACGCGCTGGCGATGCGGACCAACTGCCGCGTCTTCCAGGCCCAGAAGGTCGACGAGATCCTCGACACGCTGCTCGAGGGCTTCACGGTCAAGAAGTCGTACACGCAGGCCGACAACCGCCAGCCCCGCAACTACTGCGTGCAGTACCGCGAGACTGACTTCACCTTCCTCAGCCGGCTGATCGAGGAGTACGGGCTCAACTACTACTTCGAGCACCAGGGCGACGCCCACACCCTCGTGCTGTGCGACGACTCGACACAGCTCGCCAAGATCGACGGCCTCGACCCGGTCGACTACAAGGACATCAACGAGGGCGACTCCACGGTCAAGTCGTGGGTCAAGACCCAGCGGCTCACGCCGACCGCGGTGAAGCTCGGCGACCGGCACTATCAGCACGCCGACGAGTCGTACGACGGCGACGGCAAGCTGCCGGCCACCACCGCCGTCGGCGACCAGACGCACAAGTTCAACCCGCTCGACGCGACCTTCGAGCTGTACGACTTCCCGGGCGGCTACGCCCACCGCTACGACGCCCTGGCCAAAGAGGCCCTGGAGGTCGACCCCGAGAAGCTCGCCGAGACGCCCCTCAAGAACATCGCTGACGACGCCGCCGCCGAGGCGACCCTGCAGGCGCAGCTGATCGCGAATCAGGCGGTCCAGATCTCCGGCACCAGCGACGTGCTGCAGTTCTACGCGGGCGGCGTGTTCACACTCAACGGCCACTTTAGCGCCGACGGCGACTACCTGATCCTCTCGGTCATGCACACGGTCAAGCTGGGGGTGGGCGTGTCGTCGTCGCAGACGGACGACACGCTCAGCTACCAGAACACGTTCGCCTGCCAGCCGTCGTCGCTGGCGTACCGGGCGCCGCGGGTCACGCCGCGGCCGGTGATCCACGGCGTGCAGACCGCCCGGGTGGTGGCCGACATCGCCGCCAACGCCGCCAAGGACGACCGCCGGGAACAGCTGATCGACTGCTACGGACGCGTGAAGGTCCGCTTCCCGTGGGACCGCCGACCCGACGCGCCGGCCGAGGACGACGCGGCCGCAGAGCAGGCCCCCGCAGGCGCGGACGACCCGCCCGCCGACGGCGGCGAGCAGCTGGACAAGCCAGAAACCGCCCAGCCGGCGGACCGGTCTTGCTGGGTCCGCGTTGCGCAGATCTGGGCCGGCAACAACTGGGGCGCGTTCTTCTGGCCCCGCCACAACCACGAGGTGCTGGTCGCGTTCGAGCACGGCGACCCGGACCGGCCGGTGATCGTGGGCAGCCTGTACAACAGCGAGAACATGCCGCCGATGAAGCTGCCGACAAACTCCGTGCTCGGCGGAATCAAGTCCTGCAGCGTCAACGGGAACCCGGCCAAGGACTCCAGCTCGATCGTGTTCTACGACAAGCTGGGGCAAGAGCACCTCAACCTGCACTCCGAGAAGCACACGATCTCGGTCACCGAAGAAAGCCACCACGAGTTTGTCGCCGGGCCGTCGGTGCGGGTGTTTGGCGGCATCTCGCGGCTGTTCGGCTCCGGTGCGGGCGGCGGCCCGATTCCCGAAGCGAACCCGACCGGCATCAAGACGCCAATCACCAAGAAATACCGCAACCTCGGGTTGGCGAAGAACTTCGAGTCGGACATCAGCGTAACGCTCGGCAACGCCGCCAGTATCGTCGGCGGTCTGCCGTGCGGGACATCCAACGAGGTAGTGTTCGGCGGCAAGCTCGACATCTGCATCGACCCGCTCGGCTGGCTGCCCGAAGGTAAGATCAACGCCCTCCAGAACCTGCTTATGCCGACCGGGCAGTGGTCGGGCCTGTTCGGCGAGGGCCGGGCCCTGCACTACGGCCCGGCGACCAACATCCGTCACGGCAGCGAGATCGACCGCCGCAGCAAGAAGACGTTTGACAACGCCAACCCACGCAGTGCTCTGGTGAGCGGCATCGTCACGGCTTCGGTCGCGTTGACTTCGCTCGGCTTCGCGTCGCAGACCAATAACCCGGTAATCTGGGAGAACCTGGTCCGCACGCTCGGCCCACGCGGCATCAGTGGGGCGCTGCTGAACCTGCTGATTGAGCTCGAGAAGGCCAACGGCGAGACCGACGCCGGAGCCGAGAAGCAGGACGAGGCCTCTAGCCTCTCGGACCACGCCGGCGCGTTGGGGTCGGACTACGCGTCGCTGATCTTGTCGCTCGCCCAGAACGCCACGGACGCCGGCTCAACCCTCGCCGCGGCGGGCACGGCAGACGCGTCGGCCCAGCAGTCGCAGTCCGACTCCGAAGACAACTCGGTTGACGACGCCGAAGACGAGGATGAGGAGGACGACCAGGACGACTCCGGCGGCGACGACGACCAGGACGCCGACGCCGCGGCCGACTCCGACTCCAGCGACGAGGACGACTCCCCGTCGGCCGACGACATTACCTTCGGCAGCGACGACGCCGACGTCTACCAGTGCTACGACGGCCTGCTGTCGACCGGGGCTCGGCACATCACGTTCCGCGCCCGTGCGTCCGACGACTCGGACACCGACCCGTCGCTGATCCACCTCGACGCCCACGGCGCCGACGGCGAGGACAACGGCGTCGTGGCGATCAACTCGACCGGCCAGGCGACCATCGTGTGCGGGCCGGCCAGCGTGCAGGTCCGCCGCGACTCCGACACCGGCCAGGTCGACATCAGCACCGGCGACCAGGGCACGCTGACACTGTCGGTCGGGCCCGCCGGTTCGGGCTCGCAGATCGTCATGACGCCCGACGGCATCAAGCTGTCGGTCGGCGGCGACGGCGGACCGTGCCTGGAGCTGACCACCAGCGGCGTGAAGATGAGCTGCGGCTCGAACAGCGTCGCGGTGGACGAGTCGGGCCAGACCACCGCGGGGATGAACATCTCGCACAGCGCGGACAACTCGTTCGAGGCCAAGGGGACGATGGTCTCGGTGCAGGGGACCGGCCAGACCACGGTGAAGGGCTCCGTGACGATGATCAACTAG